One region of Bacillota bacterium genomic DNA includes:
- a CDS encoding ABC transporter permease yields the protein MHRRPDYPMTANLGEEIGLALGNLCRWWWRYLLTALVLGAGMAVLVLSLAYISAHGRLLGRECPRIRLPCDLVLRVPPAVRVLVDPGQPENNIPPTYRYDSVFGGDLARAVQKANVAWMEGAAAVPLLTGPLGQGEVWYVVPGGRLVSALAWEAGGPPRGTGEVGLPAQWAGRAGVGVGDEIELGFIDPGTGFLRVQTCRVAGIYSGIDPVLAVPLLPLGDLEERDYAGELREKGEVAWPYANTLLVSFREEADAALFWRILNNSEYQVYEIVQAETPREMVAALTWHMYGPVQSLFPLLFVFAGLGVFASTLLAVLDRRRELAILKAVGIPGREIGRILTLEALAAGLLGCGLGWAGAVLMRPWLGGPGGASLIISSGMVLGAALAVLVTATLAAAGPAAMARAATVSELLHGRTIRLWHQRIGTPRPAWPQVSGAARGQHQAGGIPSRGFGRPVGDVPPPGGGQRGGGG from the coding sequence ATGCACCGTAGGCCGGATTACCCGATGACGGCTAACCTGGGGGAAGAAATCGGGCTGGCGCTGGGCAACCTGTGCCGCTGGTGGTGGCGGTACCTGCTGACCGCCCTTGTGCTGGGGGCGGGCATGGCGGTGCTGGTGCTGAGCCTCGCCTATATTTCCGCCCACGGGCGGCTGCTGGGACGGGAATGCCCTCGTATCCGCCTTCCCTGCGACCTGGTGCTGCGGGTACCGCCGGCGGTACGGGTGCTGGTGGACCCCGGTCAGCCCGAGAACAACATCCCTCCCACCTACCGCTACGACAGCGTGTTCGGGGGGGATCTGGCCCGGGCAGTGCAAAAGGCGAATGTGGCCTGGATGGAGGGGGCGGCAGCGGTGCCCCTCCTCACGGGTCCCCTGGGGCAGGGGGAAGTGTGGTACGTGGTGCCCGGCGGGCGTTTGGTCTCTGCCCTGGCGTGGGAAGCCGGCGGGCCCCCCCGGGGGACGGGAGAGGTCGGACTGCCTGCCCAGTGGGCCGGGCGGGCCGGCGTGGGGGTGGGAGACGAGATAGAACTGGGGTTCATCGATCCCGGCACAGGCTTTTTGCGCGTTCAGACGTGCCGGGTAGCGGGAATATACAGCGGAATCGATCCCGTTCTGGCCGTGCCCCTGTTGCCCCTGGGTGATCTGGAGGAGCGCGATTATGCCGGGGAATTGCGGGAAAAGGGAGAGGTAGCCTGGCCCTACGCGAATACGCTCCTGGTCAGTTTCCGGGAAGAGGCAGATGCCGCCCTCTTCTGGCGGATTCTTAACAATTCGGAATATCAGGTGTACGAAATCGTGCAGGCGGAGACGCCACGGGAAATGGTGGCCGCTCTCACCTGGCACATGTACGGGCCGGTGCAGTCCCTGTTCCCCCTGCTGTTCGTCTTTGCCGGCCTGGGTGTGTTCGCCAGCACCCTGCTGGCCGTGCTCGACCGCCGCCGGGAACTGGCCATCTTGAAAGCGGTGGGCATCCCTGGCCGGGAAATCGGTCGCATCCTCACTCTGGAGGCCCTGGCCGCTGGCCTCCTGGGATGCGGGCTGGGTTGGGCCGGGGCGGTCCTGATGCGACCCTGGCTGGGGGGACCTGGGGGAGCGTCGCTGATCATCTCCTCGGGGATGGTGCTGGGCGCAGCGCTGGCGGTGCTGGTGACGGCGACCCTGGCCGCGGCGGGACCGGCGGCTATGGCGCGGGCCGCCACGGTGAGCGAACTCCTGCACGGACGTACCATCCGCCTGTGGCACCAGCGCATCGGCACCCCTCGGCCGGCCTGGCCGCAGGTAAGCGGCGCGGCGCGGGGCCAACACCAGGCAGGCGGCATTCCCTCCAGGGGCTTCGGCCGCCCGGTGGGCGACGTGCCGCCTCCGGGTGGCGGGCAGCGCGGTGGGGGTGGGTGA
- the nuoF gene encoding NADH-quinone oxidoreductase subunit NuoF, protein MLGLEEFSRRRQQLMAERTRSPGLEIYVGMGTCGLAAGAQAVWDRVEEELGRRGIPARMVRTGCIGMCESEPLLDVIRPGEPRITYGHVSPEVVPDIVEKHVLEGHPVEEHLVGRITDPAQPYRELPFYAKQRRLVLARCGFIDPRSIEDYLAWGGYGALLKVLTGMTPEQVIDEVLRSGLRGRGGAGFPTGRKWEATRRANGRKKYVVCNGDEGDPGAFMDRSVLEGDPHSVLEGMMIAAYAIGADEGYLYVRAEYPLAVKHLKLAIEQARAWGLLGDHVLGTDFSFDLHIKEGAGAFVCGEETALLASIQGERGMPRPRPPFPAQSGLWGQPTNINNVETYANVPAIITHGADWFASVGTERSKGSKVFSLAGKVARTGLVEVPMGLTLRELIFDVGGGIKEGKRFKAVQIGGPSGGCLPEALLDTPIDYDSLTATGAIMGSGGVVVLDEDSCMVDIARFFLNFTQSESCGKCTPCREGTRRMLEILTRISEGKGDPEDLDRLEQLARVVKDTSLCGLGQTAPNPVLTTLRYFRDEYRAHVVDKRCPARVCAGLRDYRIDPQLCRGCLLCKRSCPSGAISGERRQPHVIDPSLCIRCGACEATCPFGAISH, encoded by the coding sequence ATGCTCGGTCTGGAGGAGTTTTCCCGGCGGCGGCAGCAGCTCATGGCAGAGAGGACGCGTTCCCCCGGGCTCGAGATATACGTGGGAATGGGGACGTGCGGTCTGGCGGCGGGGGCTCAGGCTGTTTGGGACAGGGTGGAGGAAGAGCTGGGCCGGCGTGGTATCCCGGCCAGGATGGTGCGGACGGGATGCATCGGCATGTGCGAGTCCGAGCCCCTGCTCGATGTGATCCGCCCGGGTGAGCCCCGCATCACCTACGGACACGTGTCACCCGAGGTGGTGCCCGATATCGTGGAGAAGCACGTGCTCGAGGGGCACCCGGTGGAGGAACACCTGGTGGGGCGAATTACCGACCCCGCTCAACCCTACCGCGAGCTTCCCTTCTATGCCAAGCAGCGCCGGCTGGTGCTGGCCCGCTGCGGCTTCATCGATCCCCGCAGCATCGAGGACTACCTGGCCTGGGGCGGATACGGGGCCCTGCTAAAGGTCCTGACCGGGATGACACCAGAGCAGGTGATCGACGAGGTGCTGCGCTCGGGACTGCGTGGGCGGGGGGGTGCCGGTTTCCCCACCGGGCGCAAGTGGGAGGCCACCCGCCGGGCCAACGGCAGGAAGAAGTACGTGGTGTGCAACGGTGACGAGGGCGACCCGGGTGCCTTCATGGACCGCAGTGTGCTGGAGGGCGATCCCCACTCGGTCCTGGAGGGCATGATGATCGCCGCCTATGCCATCGGGGCCGACGAAGGCTACCTGTACGTGCGGGCCGAGTACCCCCTGGCGGTGAAGCACCTCAAGCTGGCCATCGAGCAGGCCCGTGCGTGGGGGCTGCTGGGTGACCACGTGCTCGGCACCGATTTTTCCTTCGATCTGCATATCAAGGAGGGCGCCGGCGCCTTCGTCTGCGGTGAGGAGACGGCGCTTTTGGCTTCCATCCAGGGGGAACGGGGGATGCCCCGTCCCCGGCCTCCCTTTCCCGCCCAGTCGGGTCTGTGGGGCCAGCCCACCAACATCAACAACGTGGAGACTTACGCCAACGTCCCCGCCATCATCACCCACGGGGCGGACTGGTTCGCCTCCGTGGGCACCGAGCGCAGCAAGGGGTCCAAGGTGTTCTCCCTGGCCGGCAAGGTGGCCCGCACCGGGCTGGTGGAGGTCCCCATGGGCCTCACGCTGCGGGAACTCATATTCGATGTGGGCGGGGGCATCAAAGAAGGCAAGCGCTTCAAGGCGGTGCAGATCGGGGGGCCATCCGGGGGCTGTCTGCCCGAAGCCCTGCTGGACACCCCCATCGACTACGACTCCCTGACGGCCACGGGCGCCATCATGGGTTCCGGTGGCGTGGTGGTCCTGGACGAAGACAGTTGCATGGTGGACATCGCCCGCTTCTTCCTCAACTTCACCCAGAGCGAGTCCTGCGGTAAGTGCACGCCCTGCCGGGAGGGCACCAGGCGCATGCTGGAGATCCTGACCCGGATCTCCGAGGGCAAGGGAGACCCCGAAGATCTCGATCGGCTGGAGCAGCTGGCCCGGGTGGTCAAGGACACTTCCCTGTGCGGGCTGGGCCAGACCGCTCCCAATCCGGTGCTCACCACGCTCCGCTATTTCCGGGACGAGTACCGCGCCCACGTCGTGGACAAGCGCTGCCCCGCCCGGGTGTGCGCGGGATTGCGCGACTACCGCATCGATCCCCAGCTTTGTCGGGGATGCTTGCTCTGCAAGCGCTCCTGCCCGTCGGGTGCCATCTCGGGAGAGAGGCGGCAGCCCCACGTCATCGATCCGTCCCTGTGCATCCGTTGTGGTGCCTGCGAGGCCACCTGCCCCTTCGGCGCCATCAGCCACTGA
- a CDS encoding glutamate mutase L gives MSRLILGLDVGSTTTKATLFEEGPEGWRLAGQANAPTTVEAPLEDVMVGVRESLRRLGQVTGRVLLDERGELIRPRQGDRGVDVVAASSSAGGGLQMLVAGVMRELTAESAERAALGAGAIVVDVLAIDDGRSPVEKVHAVRAVRPDMVLLSGGTDGGGVSHVVALAECLRAAQPRPRFGEGYRLPVVYAGNVRARPHVQEQLGEHFVVSMVSNLRPVLEREEPEPARQEILRLFLEHVMKHAPGYPRLLEWTGGRILPTPVAVGTAVRLLAEKWRGNVLAVDIGGATTDVFSVVGGVFNRTVSANLGLSYSSPHVFAQASFANLARWLPFAVCEDELRNWIANKMIRPTVLPETVEELMVEHALAREALRLSFREHLRLARELKGIQLQRTIADIFSPKSSGAPLVEMRTVDAIVGAGGVISHAPRPQQGLLILLDGLQPEGVTELYWDRGFLLPHLGALAESDPELGLRLLQESLVHLATVIAPVAPRTRPGARIAEMVVSRQGTVGREIIRQGDFRIFPWYRGEVLEVELRPARAVDVGAGPGKLVRTRLEGGQYGVILDARGRPLSPPEDEAARRDWLLGIMQFLDAYPREALTACQGRGAEGGRN, from the coding sequence GTGAGCCGTTTGATCCTGGGTCTGGACGTGGGGAGCACCACCACCAAAGCCACCCTCTTTGAAGAGGGGCCGGAGGGATGGCGTCTGGCCGGGCAGGCCAATGCCCCCACCACGGTGGAAGCCCCCCTGGAGGACGTAATGGTGGGGGTGAGGGAGAGCCTGCGCCGGCTCGGGCAGGTCACGGGGCGCGTTCTGCTGGACGAGAGGGGCGAATTGATCCGCCCCCGCCAGGGTGACCGGGGGGTGGACGTGGTGGCGGCCAGTTCCAGCGCGGGGGGCGGACTGCAGATGCTGGTGGCGGGCGTGATGCGCGAGCTCACGGCAGAGAGCGCCGAGCGGGCTGCCCTGGGAGCAGGTGCCATCGTGGTGGACGTGCTCGCCATCGACGACGGGCGCTCGCCCGTGGAGAAGGTGCACGCCGTCCGTGCCGTCCGTCCCGACATGGTACTCCTGTCCGGAGGTACGGACGGGGGCGGGGTGTCCCACGTGGTAGCCCTGGCCGAGTGCCTGCGGGCGGCCCAGCCCCGGCCCCGGTTCGGGGAAGGTTACCGCCTGCCCGTGGTGTACGCGGGAAACGTGCGCGCCCGCCCCCACGTGCAGGAGCAACTGGGCGAGCATTTCGTCGTCTCCATGGTGTCCAACCTGCGCCCCGTGCTGGAGAGGGAGGAACCGGAGCCGGCGCGACAGGAAATCCTCCGGCTCTTTCTGGAACATGTGATGAAGCATGCCCCCGGGTATCCCCGGCTCCTGGAGTGGACGGGGGGCAGGATCCTCCCCACTCCGGTGGCGGTCGGCACGGCCGTGCGCCTTCTGGCGGAGAAATGGCGGGGCAATGTGCTGGCGGTGGACATCGGAGGAGCCACCACCGACGTGTTTTCCGTGGTGGGGGGAGTGTTCAACCGCACGGTGTCCGCCAACCTGGGCCTTTCCTACAGCAGCCCGCATGTTTTCGCCCAGGCCAGCTTCGCCAACCTGGCGCGCTGGCTGCCCTTTGCCGTGTGCGAGGACGAATTGCGCAACTGGATCGCGAACAAGATGATCCGGCCCACCGTGTTGCCCGAAACCGTGGAAGAACTCATGGTGGAACACGCCCTCGCCCGGGAAGCCCTGCGCCTTTCTTTTCGCGAGCACCTGCGCCTGGCCAGGGAACTCAAGGGGATCCAGTTACAGCGCACCATCGCGGACATCTTTTCGCCTAAATCGTCCGGGGCTCCCCTGGTGGAGATGCGCACCGTGGACGCCATCGTGGGTGCCGGTGGGGTGATATCCCATGCCCCCCGGCCCCAGCAGGGACTTCTCATCCTCCTGGACGGGCTCCAGCCCGAGGGGGTAACGGAGCTTTATTGGGACCGGGGCTTTCTGCTCCCCCACCTGGGAGCCCTGGCCGAATCCGACCCGGAACTGGGCCTGCGCCTGCTCCAGGAGAGTCTGGTCCACCTGGCCACCGTAATCGCCCCGGTGGCACCGCGGACTCGCCCCGGCGCTCGAATCGCGGAAATGGTAGTGAGTCGGCAGGGGACGGTGGGCCGGGAAATTATCCGCCAGGGAGACTTCCGCATCTTCCCCTGGTACCGGGGGGAAGTCCTGGAGGTGGAACTGCGCCCGGCCCGGGCGGTGGACGTGGGGGCCGGACCCGGGAAACTGGTGCGTACCCGGCTGGAAGGGGGCCAGTACGGCGTGATCCTGGATGCCCGGGGACGGCCCCTCTCCCCTCCCGAAGACGAGGCTGCCCGCCGCGACTGGCTGCTGGGCATCATGCAGTTCCTGGACGCCTATCCCAGGGAGGCTCTTACAGCGTGCCAGGGGCGCGGGGCCGAGGGGGGTCGGAATTGA
- a CDS encoding ABC transporter ATP-binding protein, with protein sequence MPDLLLRGVNLRRVFVQGRRVVHALAGVSLAVAAGELLVITGPSGCGKTTLLNILAGMDRPSAGEVVLGDVAYGSLSEDDLSALRRQRIGYVFQFSNLLPHLNAVENVALPLRFRGWNRDRATRRAREILEEVGLGARWRHRPGELSGGEQQRVAIARAVAGDPDLVLADEPTGNLDSRTAAQVADLFEQINRRGRTLVVVSHDRALVERATRVLVMRDGTIAGPAGRTGGARDGEMAGGVGV encoded by the coding sequence GTGCCTGACTTGCTGCTGCGGGGGGTGAACCTGCGCCGGGTGTTCGTTCAGGGGCGGCGCGTGGTGCACGCCCTGGCCGGGGTCAGCCTGGCGGTGGCAGCGGGTGAGTTGCTCGTCATCACCGGGCCTTCGGGTTGTGGCAAGACCACCCTGCTTAACATCCTGGCGGGGATGGACCGTCCCTCCGCAGGCGAGGTGGTACTGGGTGACGTAGCCTACGGTAGCCTGTCCGAAGACGACTTGTCCGCCCTCCGCAGGCAGCGCATAGGATACGTGTTCCAGTTCTCCAACCTGCTGCCCCACCTCAACGCCGTGGAAAACGTGGCCCTGCCCCTGCGCTTCCGGGGATGGAACCGGGACCGGGCCACCCGGCGCGCCCGCGAGATCCTGGAAGAAGTGGGCCTGGGAGCCCGCTGGCGGCACCGGCCCGGTGAGCTCTCCGGAGGGGAGCAGCAGCGGGTGGCCATCGCCCGCGCCGTGGCGGGTGATCCCGACCTGGTGCTGGCCGATGAACCGACCGGGAACCTGGACTCCCGCACCGCCGCCCAGGTGGCGGACTTGTTCGAGCAGATCAACCGGCGGGGGCGTACCCTGGTGGTGGTCAGCCACGACCGCGCGCTGGTGGAGAGGGCGACTCGGGTGCTGGTCATGCGGGACGGCACCATCGCGGGCCCGGCCGGTCGAACCGGAGGGGCGCGGGACGGTGAAATGGCTGGCGGGGTCGGGGTTTAG
- a CDS encoding ABC transporter permease, with protein sequence MFLLLGFVNAWRNLSRSAVALIGVGLAAAVFTASLSLGTGYPAAAGLEYRFVLGGDIVLFPARYWFADRGGEMRLQKANPDLIFPLGYFQPGAFTRGFVAPADMPGLVEAGELAAVTGEAVEGVVPYWLLPARLIRQVVDEQGRVAWLGEPVALRGRDVVKDLAWWRCEEMVLEGRYLEPGDEGRPVAVVFSGAARVGDTLTVWVPALRQDGEDLRADDRGGREYRFQVVGVLKLPGRVVTVSREGDTPVTVPVSWQPGEIFVPARTLEGIYREVTGRELDRAPAALVRLTSVAYLEEVAAALGRRYPQWAAVSVPRLLHEGVGDGLVLPEEWRRGLVGLPYAGAGGIRLAGKGTVAPPPPPQAVIPVDPGRSGLYLVYAVAGMLVAVNMLVLVSGRQEEIGVLRALGARGHEVMAMVLGECLAVSLVGSGVAFGFIHLLGTWNLVSNRMPWLEVAVRTLDHLVQVLLLSALMGVLFGLIPAWRALRRSPVDLLKGL encoded by the coding sequence GTGTTCCTGCTGCTTGGGTTCGTGAACGCCTGGCGCAACCTCTCCCGCAGTGCGGTTGCCCTCATTGGGGTGGGGCTGGCAGCGGCGGTTTTCACCGCTTCTCTCTCCCTGGGGACGGGGTACCCTGCGGCAGCCGGGCTGGAGTACCGCTTCGTGCTGGGGGGAGACATCGTCCTGTTTCCGGCCCGCTACTGGTTCGCGGATCGGGGCGGTGAGATGAGGCTGCAAAAGGCGAACCCCGACCTGATCTTTCCCCTGGGCTATTTCCAGCCGGGGGCCTTCACCCGGGGATTTGTCGCGCCTGCCGATATGCCCGGGCTCGTCGAAGCCGGGGAGCTCGCTGCCGTGACGGGAGAGGCGGTCGAGGGCGTGGTGCCCTACTGGCTGCTGCCGGCGCGGCTGATCCGGCAGGTGGTAGACGAGCAGGGCCGGGTGGCATGGTTGGGTGAACCGGTGGCCCTCCGGGGGAGGGATGTGGTGAAGGACCTGGCCTGGTGGCGGTGTGAGGAAATGGTGTTGGAGGGGCGCTACCTGGAGCCCGGTGACGAGGGACGCCCGGTGGCGGTGGTGTTCTCGGGTGCTGCACGGGTGGGTGACACGCTGACGGTGTGGGTGCCGGCCTTGCGCCAGGATGGCGAGGACCTGCGGGCTGACGACCGCGGGGGCCGGGAGTACCGGTTCCAGGTGGTGGGCGTGCTTAAGCTGCCCGGGCGGGTGGTCACGGTGAGCCGAGAGGGAGACACGCCGGTCACCGTGCCGGTATCGTGGCAGCCCGGGGAAATCTTCGTACCCGCCCGCACCCTGGAGGGCATTTACCGGGAGGTGACCGGCCGGGAACTGGACCGGGCACCGGCCGCCCTGGTGCGCCTGACCTCGGTGGCATACCTGGAGGAGGTAGCGGCCGCCCTGGGGCGGCGTTACCCCCAGTGGGCGGCAGTAAGTGTCCCGCGGTTGCTCCACGAGGGGGTCGGTGACGGGCTGGTCCTCCCGGAGGAGTGGCGCCGCGGGCTCGTCGGCCTGCCCTACGCCGGGGCAGGGGGAATTAGGCTGGCGGGAAAGGGAACGGTTGCCCCTCCGCCGCCCCCCCAGGCCGTCATCCCCGTGGATCCGGGCCGGTCGGGGCTCTACCTCGTGTACGCGGTGGCGGGGATGCTGGTAGCGGTGAACATGCTGGTGCTGGTGTCGGGTCGGCAGGAGGAAATCGGCGTGCTGCGGGCCCTGGGGGCGCGCGGGCACGAGGTTATGGCCATGGTGCTGGGCGAGTGCCTGGCGGTGAGCCTGGTCGGGAGCGGGGTGGCCTTTGGCTTCATCCACCTGCTGGGCACCTGGAACCTGGTATCCAACCGCATGCCCTGGCTGGAGGTGGCGGTGCGCACGCTGGATCACCTGGTCCAGGTGTTGTTGCTTTCCGCCCTCATGGGCGTGCTGTTTGGCCTCATCCCGGCCTGGCGTGCCCTGCGGCGCAGCCCGGTGGACCTCCTCAAGGGCCTCTGA
- a CDS encoding DUF6754 domain-containing protein codes for MYYQLAAEPYLGIFVKGSFVALIIFIIYAILVYFFIQRARAGLPIPTIRKIAGLEALDEAIGRATEMGRPVNYVPGIAGSSNMQTIASYAMLGHVAKRTAQYDTRFIFTCADPIVLPIAEEIIRQSYLEAGRPDAYNPDDVRFLSDWQFGYCSGVLGIYHRERPAANILFGAFWAESLIFAEEGNRTGSIQIGATANMHQIPFFVAACDYALIGEEMYAASAYLSKEPVLYGTVVSQDWMRIGFFAVIIVGTIFQLIQGKANVITSIFSK; via the coding sequence GTGTATTACCAGCTGGCGGCGGAACCGTACCTCGGCATCTTCGTAAAAGGCTCCTTTGTAGCGCTCATCATCTTCATCATCTACGCTATCCTGGTTTACTTCTTCATCCAGCGGGCCCGGGCGGGGTTGCCCATCCCCACCATCCGCAAGATCGCGGGCCTGGAAGCGCTGGACGAGGCCATCGGCCGCGCAACGGAGATGGGGCGCCCGGTGAACTACGTGCCCGGCATCGCTGGATCTTCCAACATGCAGACCATCGCTTCTTACGCCATGCTCGGCCACGTGGCCAAGCGTACGGCCCAGTACGACACCCGCTTCATCTTCACCTGCGCTGACCCCATCGTGCTGCCCATCGCCGAGGAGATCATCCGGCAGTCCTACCTGGAGGCCGGGCGGCCCGACGCTTACAACCCGGACGACGTCAGGTTCCTCTCGGACTGGCAGTTCGGGTACTGCTCGGGGGTGCTCGGTATCTACCATCGGGAGCGGCCCGCGGCCAACATCCTGTTCGGTGCCTTCTGGGCGGAGTCCCTGATCTTCGCCGAGGAGGGAAACCGCACCGGGTCCATCCAGATCGGGGCCACCGCGAACATGCACCAGATCCCCTTCTTCGTGGCCGCCTGCGACTACGCCCTGATCGGCGAGGAGATGTACGCGGCCTCGGCGTACCTGTCCAAGGAACCCGTGCTGTACGGGACCGTGGTCTCCCAGGACTGGATGCGCATTGGCTTCTTCGCCGTGATCATCGTCGGTACCATATTCCAGCTGATCCAGGGGAAGGCCAACGTCATCACCAGCATCTTCAGCAAGTAG
- a CDS encoding ABC transporter ATP-binding protein, which yields MAVLEARGLSRRYMLGEEIWAVRDVDLAVAAGELVVVAGPSGCGKTTLLSLLGAMDRPTGGEVYLQGRAYSRLGPGGLARLRRRYIGFVFQGFHLISHLRAWENVALPLRMAGVRGRAARRRAMELLESVGLAARAQHLPGELSGGEQQRVAVARALANRPLVVLADEPTGNLDAASGRAIAALFDRFRREGIAFLVVTHHRETFLPYASRVLDMRDGRLYGPASGGDGDAP from the coding sequence GTGGCCGTACTTGAGGCGCGGGGTCTGTCGCGCAGATACATGCTGGGAGAGGAAATATGGGCGGTAAGGGATGTGGACCTGGCTGTCGCCGCGGGCGAACTGGTGGTGGTGGCGGGTCCTTCTGGCTGCGGCAAGACCACCCTGCTCTCCCTCCTGGGGGCCATGGACCGTCCCACCGGCGGCGAGGTGTACCTGCAGGGTCGCGCGTACTCCCGCCTGGGGCCTGGAGGTCTGGCCCGGCTGCGGCGGCGATACATAGGTTTCGTGTTTCAGGGGTTTCACCTGATCTCCCACCTGCGGGCCTGGGAAAATGTGGCCCTACCCCTGCGGATGGCGGGGGTGAGGGGGCGGGCGGCCCGCAGGCGGGCCATGGAACTGCTGGAGAGCGTGGGACTGGCTGCCCGGGCCCAGCACCTGCCCGGGGAGCTTTCCGGAGGCGAGCAGCAGCGCGTGGCAGTGGCCCGGGCCCTGGCCAACCGGCCCCTGGTGGTGCTGGCCGACGAGCCCACCGGCAACCTGGATGCCGCTTCCGGCCGGGCCATAGCGGCTCTCTTCGATCGTTTCCGCCGGGAAGGGATAGCCTTCCTGGTGGTAACCCACCACCGGGAAACCTTCCTGCCGTACGCCTCGCGGGTCCTGGACATGCGGGACGGGCGGCTGTACGGCCCTGCCTCCGGGGGGGACGGGGATGCACCGTAG